From a single Theropithecus gelada isolate Dixy chromosome 8, Tgel_1.0, whole genome shotgun sequence genomic region:
- the RNF139 gene encoding E3 ubiquitin-protein ligase RNF139 isoform X1 produces MAAVGPPQQQVRMAHQQVWAALEVALRVPCLYIIDAIFNSYPDSSQSRFCIVLQIFLRLLGIFVSSIVLILSQRSLFKFYMYSSAFLLAATSVLVNYYASLHIDFYGAYNTSAFGIELLPRKGPSLWMALIVLQLTFGIGYVTLLQIHSIYSQLIILDLLVPVIGLITELPLHIRETLVFTSSLILTLNTVLVLAVKLKWFYYSTRYVYLLVRHMYRIYGLQLLMEDTWKRIRFPDILRVFWLTRVTAQATVLMYILRMANETDSFFISWDDFWDLICNLIISGCDSTLTVLGMSAVISSVAHYLGLGILAFIGSTEEDDRRLGFVAPVLFFILALQTGLSGLRPEERLIRLSRNMCLLLTAVLHFIHGMTDPVLMSLSASHVSSFRRHFPVLFVSACLFILPVLLSYVLWHHYALNTWLFAVTAFCVELCLKVIVSLTVYTLFMIDGYYNVLWEKLDDYVYYVRSTGSIIEFIFGVVMFGNGAYTMMFESGSKIRAFMMCLHAYFNIYLQAKNGWKTFMNRRTAVKKINSLPEIKGSRLQEINDVCAICYHEFTTSARITPCNHYFHALCLRKWLYIQDTCPMCHQKVYIEDDIKDNSNVSNNNGFIPPNENPEEAVREAAAESDRELNEDDSTDCDDDVQRERNGVIQHTGAAAEEFNDDTD; encoded by the exons ATGGCGGCGGTGGGGCCCCCGCAGCAGCAGGTGCGGATGGCCCATCAGCAGGTCTGGGCGGCGCTCGAAGTGGCGCTCAGGGTGCCCTGCCTTTACATCATCGACGCCATCTTCAACTCCTACCCCGATTCCAGCCAAAGCCGGTTCTGCATCGTGCTCCAGATCTTCCTCCGGCTCCTTG gtaTATTTGTATCCAGTATTGTTCTGATCTTGTCACAACGATCACTTTTCAAGTTTTACATGTACAGCTCAGCCTTTCTATTAGCTGCAACTTCAGTGTTGGTGAATTATTATGCTTCTTTGCACATTGACTTCTATGGTGCCTACAACACATCAGCTTTTGGAATTGAGCTGCTTCCTCGAAAAGGTCCCTCGCTGTGGATGGCACTTATCGTTCTACAGCTAACATTTGGAATTGGATACGTTACACTACTCCAGATTCATTCCATCTATTCACAATTAATTATTTTGGATCTCTTGGTTCCTGTAATAGGCTTAATCACAGAGCTACCGTTACACATCAGAGAGACTTTAGTGTTTACTTCTTCCTTGATTCTCACATTAAATACAGTGCTTGTCTTGGCAGTGAAACTGAAGTGGTTTTATTATTCCACACGATATGTTTATCTTTTAGTGAGGCACATGTATCGAATTTATGGATTACAGTTGTTGATGGAGGACACATGGAAGAGGATTCGTTTCCCAGACATACTGCGAGTCTTTTGGCTAACAAGAGTTACAGCTCAGGCTACAGTGTTAATGTACATCTTAAGAATGGCAAATGAAACtgattccttctttatttcttgggATGATTTTTGGGACCTCATTTGCAATCTTATAATTAGTGGATGTGATTCTACACTAACTGTACTGGGCATGAGTGCTGTAATTTCCTCAGTAGCCCATTATTTGGGGCTTGGAATATTGGCCTTTATTGGATCAACTGAGGAAGATGACAGGCGGCTTGGCTTTGTTgcacctgttttattttttattttggctcTTCAGACTGGGTTAAGTGGGCTAAGACCAGAAGAGAGACTTATTCGCTTAAGTAGAAACATGTGCCTTTTATTAACTGCAGTCCTGCATTTCATCCATGGAATGACAGACCCTGTATTAATGTCTCTCAGTGCCTCTCATGTGTCATCTTTTCGTAGACATTTTCCTGTGCTGTTTGTCTCTGCTTGCCTGTTTATTCTTCCTGTCTTACTCAGTTATGTTCTTTGGCATCACTATGCACTAAATACATGGTTGTTTGCAGTTACAGCATTTTGTGTGGAACTGTGCTTAAAAGTAATTGTTTCTCTCACTGTTTATACGTTATTCATGATTGATGGCTACTATAATGTCCTCTGGGAAAAGCTTGACGATTATGTCTACTACGTTCGTTCAACAGGCAGTATTATTGAATTTATATTTGGAGTTGTAATGTTTGGAAATGGGGCTTACACTATGATGTTTGAGTCAGGAAGTAAAATTCGGGCTTTTATGATGTGCCTACATGCATATTTTAACATCTACTTACAAGCCAAAAATGGCTGGAAGACATTCATGAATCGTAGGACTGCTGTGAAGAAAATTAATTCACTTCCTGAAATAAAAGGGAGCCGCTTACAAGAAATAAATGATGTATGTGCAATCTGCTATCATGAGTTTACAACATCTGCTCGTATTACACCATGTAATCATTATTTCCATGCACTTTGCCTTCGGAAATGGTTGTACATTCAAGATACTTGTCCAATGTGCCATCAGAAAGTATACATCGAAGATGATATCAAGGATAATTCAAATGTATCTAACAACAATGGATTTATTCCACCCAATGAAAATCCAGAGGAAGCTGTAAGAGAAGCTGCTGCTGAATCTGACAGAGAATTGAACGAAGATGACAGTACAGATTGTGATGATGAtgttcaaagagaaagaaatggagtgATTCAGCACACAGGCGCAGCAGCTGAAGAATTTAATGATGATACTGACTGA
- the RNF139 gene encoding E3 ubiquitin-protein ligase RNF139 isoform X2 codes for MYSSAFLLAATSVLVNYYASLHIDFYGAYNTSAFGIELLPRKGPSLWMALIVLQLTFGIGYVTLLQIHSIYSQLIILDLLVPVIGLITELPLHIRETLVFTSSLILTLNTVLVLAVKLKWFYYSTRYVYLLVRHMYRIYGLQLLMEDTWKRIRFPDILRVFWLTRVTAQATVLMYILRMANETDSFFISWDDFWDLICNLIISGCDSTLTVLGMSAVISSVAHYLGLGILAFIGSTEEDDRRLGFVAPVLFFILALQTGLSGLRPEERLIRLSRNMCLLLTAVLHFIHGMTDPVLMSLSASHVSSFRRHFPVLFVSACLFILPVLLSYVLWHHYALNTWLFAVTAFCVELCLKVIVSLTVYTLFMIDGYYNVLWEKLDDYVYYVRSTGSIIEFIFGVVMFGNGAYTMMFESGSKIRAFMMCLHAYFNIYLQAKNGWKTFMNRRTAVKKINSLPEIKGSRLQEINDVCAICYHEFTTSARITPCNHYFHALCLRKWLYIQDTCPMCHQKVYIEDDIKDNSNVSNNNGFIPPNENPEEAVREAAAESDRELNEDDSTDCDDDVQRERNGVIQHTGAAAEEFNDDTD; via the coding sequence ATGTACAGCTCAGCCTTTCTATTAGCTGCAACTTCAGTGTTGGTGAATTATTATGCTTCTTTGCACATTGACTTCTATGGTGCCTACAACACATCAGCTTTTGGAATTGAGCTGCTTCCTCGAAAAGGTCCCTCGCTGTGGATGGCACTTATCGTTCTACAGCTAACATTTGGAATTGGATACGTTACACTACTCCAGATTCATTCCATCTATTCACAATTAATTATTTTGGATCTCTTGGTTCCTGTAATAGGCTTAATCACAGAGCTACCGTTACACATCAGAGAGACTTTAGTGTTTACTTCTTCCTTGATTCTCACATTAAATACAGTGCTTGTCTTGGCAGTGAAACTGAAGTGGTTTTATTATTCCACACGATATGTTTATCTTTTAGTGAGGCACATGTATCGAATTTATGGATTACAGTTGTTGATGGAGGACACATGGAAGAGGATTCGTTTCCCAGACATACTGCGAGTCTTTTGGCTAACAAGAGTTACAGCTCAGGCTACAGTGTTAATGTACATCTTAAGAATGGCAAATGAAACtgattccttctttatttcttgggATGATTTTTGGGACCTCATTTGCAATCTTATAATTAGTGGATGTGATTCTACACTAACTGTACTGGGCATGAGTGCTGTAATTTCCTCAGTAGCCCATTATTTGGGGCTTGGAATATTGGCCTTTATTGGATCAACTGAGGAAGATGACAGGCGGCTTGGCTTTGTTgcacctgttttattttttattttggctcTTCAGACTGGGTTAAGTGGGCTAAGACCAGAAGAGAGACTTATTCGCTTAAGTAGAAACATGTGCCTTTTATTAACTGCAGTCCTGCATTTCATCCATGGAATGACAGACCCTGTATTAATGTCTCTCAGTGCCTCTCATGTGTCATCTTTTCGTAGACATTTTCCTGTGCTGTTTGTCTCTGCTTGCCTGTTTATTCTTCCTGTCTTACTCAGTTATGTTCTTTGGCATCACTATGCACTAAATACATGGTTGTTTGCAGTTACAGCATTTTGTGTGGAACTGTGCTTAAAAGTAATTGTTTCTCTCACTGTTTATACGTTATTCATGATTGATGGCTACTATAATGTCCTCTGGGAAAAGCTTGACGATTATGTCTACTACGTTCGTTCAACAGGCAGTATTATTGAATTTATATTTGGAGTTGTAATGTTTGGAAATGGGGCTTACACTATGATGTTTGAGTCAGGAAGTAAAATTCGGGCTTTTATGATGTGCCTACATGCATATTTTAACATCTACTTACAAGCCAAAAATGGCTGGAAGACATTCATGAATCGTAGGACTGCTGTGAAGAAAATTAATTCACTTCCTGAAATAAAAGGGAGCCGCTTACAAGAAATAAATGATGTATGTGCAATCTGCTATCATGAGTTTACAACATCTGCTCGTATTACACCATGTAATCATTATTTCCATGCACTTTGCCTTCGGAAATGGTTGTACATTCAAGATACTTGTCCAATGTGCCATCAGAAAGTATACATCGAAGATGATATCAAGGATAATTCAAATGTATCTAACAACAATGGATTTATTCCACCCAATGAAAATCCAGAGGAAGCTGTAAGAGAAGCTGCTGCTGAATCTGACAGAGAATTGAACGAAGATGACAGTACAGATTGTGATGATGAtgttcaaagagaaagaaatggagtgATTCAGCACACAGGCGCAGCAGCTGAAGAATTTAATGATGATACTGACTGA